A portion of the Blastopirellula sediminis genome contains these proteins:
- a CDS encoding glycosyltransferase family 4 protein, whose protein sequence is MNWIAKIRREYARAHWLQSLISKANGRVCFFIPEKSKGWILEAACREVAQRMVSPYVFCDDYKGLPLASAYFFCHYHFYKSALSLNPWLAEKNCIVWFTHPKEPGLGGQETIDALNTARVVTMCSKWRQYLIELGVEQERVSTIVGAADLQFFQPHQRGGGRIGFCTAYYERKNPDRILEIIRMMPDQEFVLMGRNWREYPRFGELFGLGNLEYRETKYSQYPKFYNELDVFVSASQLEGGPIPLLESMMSNVVPVASDTGFAPDVIRHGENGFLFPAEDQDPAIVVDLIREAKRLQTDVRQSVIQYSWDAYTRNYEQLFRAA, encoded by the coding sequence ATGAATTGGATTGCCAAAATTCGTCGCGAGTACGCCAGGGCGCATTGGCTGCAATCGCTGATTTCGAAGGCCAATGGCCGCGTCTGCTTTTTTATTCCGGAAAAGAGCAAGGGCTGGATCCTGGAAGCGGCATGCCGCGAAGTCGCACAGCGCATGGTATCGCCGTACGTCTTTTGCGACGACTACAAAGGATTGCCGCTCGCCAGCGCCTACTTCTTCTGCCACTACCACTTCTACAAGTCGGCGCTCAGCCTCAATCCCTGGCTCGCCGAGAAGAACTGCATCGTCTGGTTTACCCATCCGAAAGAGCCGGGACTCGGCGGACAAGAGACGATCGACGCGTTGAATACGGCTCGCGTCGTCACGATGTGTTCGAAATGGAGACAGTACCTGATCGAACTGGGCGTTGAGCAAGAGCGCGTGTCGACGATCGTCGGCGCGGCCGACCTGCAGTTCTTTCAGCCGCACCAGCGAGGCGGAGGCAGAATCGGATTCTGCACCGCCTATTACGAACGAAAAAACCCGGACCGCATTCTGGAAATCATCCGCATGATGCCCGACCAGGAGTTCGTTCTGATGGGACGGAACTGGCGCGAGTATCCTCGCTTCGGCGAGTTGTTCGGACTCGGCAACCTGGAATATCGCGAAACGAAATATTCGCAGTACCCGAAGTTTTACAACGAACTCGACGTCTTCGTCTCGGCTTCGCAACTGGAAGGGGGTCCAATCCCGTTGTTGGAATCGATGATGAGCAACGTCGTACCGGTGGCGAGCGATACAGGATTCGCCCCCGACGTCATTCGACATGGCGAGAACGGATTCCTGTTTCCGGCCGAGGATCAGGATCCAGCGATCGTCGTCGACTTGATCCGAGAAGCGAAGCGATTACAGACGGACGTCCGCCAGAGCGTGATCCAGTATAGCTGGGACGCGTATACCCGAAATTACGAACAACTGTTCCGCGCCGCATAA